One window of the Oncorhynchus clarkii lewisi isolate Uvic-CL-2024 chromosome 19, UVic_Ocla_1.0, whole genome shotgun sequence genome contains the following:
- the LOC139374140 gene encoding T-cell surface glycoprotein CD5, whose translation MNRRLVLTVLALNVVTNEIKVSTSQPLTPSNSTPATFIPPAPTTSCVCKVSTSCSSPTQPESPPPALGVIKVKWEEKSCKGDVHLSLLSSHSLPVCFNSLTHHSLHHAGLCKRKGCEGSPKWTKINPKALGYQISANGSVTNNPCTTLGIQCDVVSDQLVGYKVVTGLLCVLVLVVLMVRFGQPSLKALRRRLSDKRQSRWIGPTQSQSVSYHRGKAGLQLNDNTDKRHSYPGLERLTVNTSREPSSNRNSDYDSYNL comes from the exons ATGAATAGAAGGCTTGTACTTACAGTCCTGGCCCTGAATGTTG taaccAATGAAATCAAGGTATCCACCTCCCAACCTCTCACACCATCCAACTCCACTCCTGCTACCTTCATTCCCCCTGCTCCCACCACTTCCTGTGTGTGTAAAGTCTCCACTTCCTGTTCCTCTCCGACCCAGCCCGAGTCTCCGCCACCTGCACTGGGTGTTATCAAGGTCAAATGGGAAGAAAAGTCCTGTAAGGGGGACGtacacctgtctctcctctcgtcCCATTCCTTACCAGTCTGCTTTAACAGTCTTACCCATCATAGTCTTCATCATGCAGGGCTGTGTAAGAGGAAGGGCTGCGAGGGCTCCCCAAAGTGGACTAAGATCAATCCTAAAGCTTTGGGTTACCAGATCAGTGCGAATGGAAGTGTTACCAACAACCCCTGTACAACACTGGGGATCCAATGCGACG tcGTCTCAGATCAGTTAGTGGGCTATAAGGTGGTGACTGGTCTGCTGTGTGTTCTGGTGCTGGTGGTGCTGATGGTGCGTTTCGGGCAGCCCTCCCTCAAGGCCCTCCGTAGGAGAC TGTCAGACAAGAGGCAGAGTCGGTGGATCGGACCTACGCAGAGCCAAAGTG TCTCCTACCATAGAGGGAAGGCTGGACTCCAACTTAACGACAACACAGACAAGAGACACTCCTACCCTG GATTGGAGAGGCTGACGGTGAACACCAGCCGAGAGCCTTCGTCTAACAGAAACAGTGATTACGACTCTTATAACttgtga